The following proteins are encoded in a genomic region of Sebastes fasciatus isolate fSebFas1 chromosome 12, fSebFas1.pri, whole genome shotgun sequence:
- the LOC141779214 gene encoding uncharacterized protein LOC141779214 isoform X17: MHTVATMTTEASAVNEADTEGKQKASGAEPKPEPENKQKPEAAAAEPEGEPSSKKAQEQASEPGPADVATSPEEEQLKPRTRTSAGKGLSRLFSSFLKRRSQCSEEEGFEAEKAREEKADKEEKADKAEEEKVEEVKPEEKEAKAEEEKVEVKEVKKKEEKEPKEEKEEEKVEKRGSKKKKKEAKKKQEKKDEEKVKNDEEKKEEETVKKKEEQKEEEKAQQTVDKKEEQLETKEETQKETAEVKEKGAEAVKKETKDEERVDKRVTKKKEKEDKIKKKEEEKAKRKAEEDERVKKREEEKAKKKEEEKAREAEKTKKKEEEKTKKEEDKTKEEKTKKKEEEKPKEELKKKEEDKAKEEVKKKEEEKPEEKQKKEEEKGKKKEKGKNKGKKEVKGPSEEQVKAPIAAPEPELKTEPDTEQAPDQHSISSGETQQAQEENKEEAAIKEEPEVVEEVKKEDTEKKEEEPAEQEKEAKGEEKAKAKEEAKKEKPVKEKKTEKKTEKKTEKNTEKKTEKNTEKKTEKNTEKNTEKKTEKNTEKNTEKNTEKKTEKKAEKKAEEAEAEEAKGSKRQKTMQCKVTLLDDTQFECELDKHAKVQDLLTKVCDHVNLLERDYFGLTTQESSTNKTWMESTKEIRKQVSGAVYEFAFGVKFYPPDPAQLTEDLTRYFLCLQLRKDIMHGVLPCSFVTLSLLGSYTAQSELGEYDPELHGTDYVKDLSLAPGQSKELEDKVMELHRTYRSMSPAQADMSFLENAKKLAMYGVDLHHAKDLDGVDITLGVCSSGLMVYKDKLRINRFPWPKVLKISYKRSSFFIKIRPSEQEQYESTIGFKLPNYKASKKLWKVCVEHHTFFRVPTVEPPSSRRFLILGSKFRYSGRTQAQTRQASSMIDRPAPRFTRSASKRLSRNLDGAGDETLQFLQGLSASTRSEVDDWSLMLTSDKPQPSPEFTARGESEHMFIESWEEGQSVHTDAVTWQETETGQTGSQTITQTVSEPWQELASDEQKQRSKEDEWSAMLHRHPPFPFVPPFDFVKQPAKLSLAKIRALDRLLRPDLTQQDDWFLYFDPLFSLSSLESANKPLSPLAQFQLQEEDEQGSRVAEQELTSEEVIERLQETVMLVEKLKEANVLERRLREVRDLEDRLQGMDEMAERLQDVIEQELGKEEVDKLREEDGDLEQERQIQAERIVQTVLRKSVSKIETKEDEVDELEEQIKEVFLKGLLPEEEEVEVKQETEKEVTDESVLDDSLREKLRQIEKEWRDDVEDKLKSGSSDVTSSIVAYQKVERRTKKRVTIVEERGRTQEEMEDVQVQRVVMSEERIEKEMTWRKTETLEEITEGEVTERLQTEDRSQGPDEDIWFILFDRPPYKAVFKPPVTTVERAEVDEGEYFTSETEITTVEEKTEIIVEERKIRDEEVWRIPEISPPQTIMGRDDDWFVLLDVVPKETPYVPPVTLKGRDQIGAESFVSVVGTAAEEEEIREVVSEERKIIEEAPRHLQEIPQMPVTERDDDWFGLLDVVPRETSYVPPVTSKAGDQIGAESFVSVVGTAAEEEEEIREVVSEEREIIEEAPRYLQEIPQMPVTDRDDDWFVLLDVVPRETSYVPPVTLKGRDQIGAESFVSVIETAAEEEEIREVVSEERKIIEEAPRHLQEIPQMPVTDRDDDWFVLLDVVPRETSYVPPVAVAERVEVSPEERVSLVKITAVEVREKRVEIMAPVLSEKQVEALPQAVREIEDDWFVLLDVPTREPSYVPPVTMAEYVQVYPEESVSTVVETIPVESRKEVVVEEIVVQKEDRGQQKISQPVRERDDDWFLLLDVVPRGAAYVPPVFLAAPSQIYPSVQPRRVEVISVELKLQQVDLEQIRLQPSGPLPERDDDWFVLFDAIREETVILPSASLTLFVPVTAVEMIPDMRKTFEAEVTTTETRTWKKMIIGVESRQDETRLSEIRPSQIATPSEREGGDDWFTLFDIIREKPVVIPPVAVVERIADVVAATEPKPKFIMEDVRPAVKLVVKPSQPRQVDDDWFALLDVAAKIKPAAVDERIRTHPEVRPAKEFAAVEQKAQRRVTIVEETWPQEKVVQQKPRPAVREVEDDWFSLLDVVTKKSVAVPERIQFPAEMRVPAAEAKARIAIPERRPQFEQRVLEERRPVTQTHVNDDWFVLLDVGLKESVVSTQRGTRPVSAPVFSQAALAEAGIPMALLDQPQTSTPIKASRQDERKLEVTVEAVEPSRIEAGVKPAVWRDQREVNSSLISTINGDVQHESEVTSSEVVRMRKKRAKKIEGDSIYMRHSLLMLEEFDKPQEDLLRHHANISELKRNFMETAPETRPSEWDKRLSTHSPFRTLGINGQPLPSADGPPLVQTQTVTITAVSTSLPSGISTTEVPIVQTKTVIYEPSKVAVDGTDEDKDNTTSASSKSVTSETTSGTTVTTTTTHISKVVKGGSSETRVEKRIVITADSDIDQDKLAGKRIDAAPRDI; encoded by the exons ATGCATACCG TGGCTACCATGACAACAGAGGCAAGTGCAGTGAACGAGGCGGACACAGAGGGCAAGCAGAAGGCCAGCGGCGCCGAGCCCAAACCCGAACCGGAGAACAAGCAGAAGCCTGAGGCGGCAGCGGCCGAGCCGGAGGGGGAACCGTCGAGCAAGAAGGCCCAGGAGCAGGCCTCTGAGCCTGGGCCTGCTGATGTAGCTACCTCCCccgaggaggagcagctgaaaCCTCGTACCCGGACCTCTGCTGGCAAAGGCCTGTCTcgcctcttctcctctttcctcaAACGCCGCTCACAGTGCTCCGAGGAAGAGGGGTTCGAGGCAGAGAAAGCCAGGGAGGAGAAGGCAGATAAAGAGGAAAAAGCTGACAAGGCAGAAGAGGAGAAGGTGGAAGAGGTGAAACCTGAAGAGAAGGAGGCTaaagcagaggaggaaaaagtaGAGGTAAAAGAAGTGAAaaagaaggaagaaaaagaaccaaaagaggagaaagaggaagaaaaggttGAGAAGAGGggcagtaaaaagaaaaagaaagaagccAAGAAGAAACAAGAGAAAAAAGATGAGGAGAAAGTGAAAAACGAcgaggagaaaaaagaagaggaaacggtgaaaaagaaagaggagcaaaaggaggaggagaaagcacAGCAGACTGTAGATAAGAAGGAAGAACAATTGGAGAcaaaagaagaaacacagaaGGAGACTGCTGAAGTTAAAGAGAAGGGGGCAGAAGCCGTGAAGAAAGAGACTAAAGACGAGGAAAGAGTTGACAAGAGGgttacaaagaaaaaagaaaaggaggataagataaagaagaaggaagaggagaaggcaAAGAGGAAAGCAGAGGAAGACGAAAGAgtaaagaagagagaagaagagaaagcaaagaagaaagaggaagaaaaggcgAGAGAGGCCgaaaaaacaaagaagaaagaagaggagaagaccaagaaggaggaggacaaaacaaaagaggagaagactaaaaagaaagaagaagagaaaccaaAAGAGGAGttaaagaagaaagaggaggacaaGGCGAAAGAAGAGgtaaagaagaaggaggaggaaaagccagaagaaaaacagaagaaggaagaggaaaaagggaagaaaaaagagaagggaAAGAACAAAGGGAAGAAGGAGGTGAAAGGGCCAAGTGAGGAGCAGGTGAAAGCACCGATTGCAGCTCCAGAGCCTGaacttaaaactgagccagacACTGaacaggctccagatcagcacTCGATAAGCAGCGGAGAGACACAG CAGGCTCAAGAGGAAAACAAGGAAGAAGCTGCGATAAAGGAGGAGCCTGAAGTCGTGGAAGAAGTGAAGAAGGAGGACACggagaaaaaggaggaagaaccagcagaacaggagAAAGAAGccaaaggagaggagaaggcgAAGGCGAAGGAGGAGGCAAAGAAGGAGAAGCCTGTGAAAGAAAAGAAGACGGAGAAGAAGACGGAGAAGAAG acagagaagaacacggagaagaagacagagaagaacacggagaagaagacagagaagaacaCGGAGAAGAACACGgagaagaagacagagaagaacaCGGAGAAGAACACGGAGAAGAACACGgagaagaagacagagaagaaggcAGAGAAGAAGGCAGaagaggcagaggcagaggaaGCGAAAGGCTCCAAACGTCAGAAAACCATGCAATGCAAAGTCACCTTACTGGACGACACTCAGTTTGAGTGTGAGCTTGAT AAACATGCTAAAGTCCAAGACCTTCTAACAAAGGTGTGCGACCATGTCAACCTGCTGGAGAGAGATTACTTTGGCCTCACTACCCAGGAATCCTCAACTAACAAA ACATGGATGGAATCCACCAAAGAGATCAGGAAACAGGTTTCAGGTGCTGTGTATGAGTTTGCATTCGGCGTGAAGTTCTACCCACCTGATCCAGCACAGCTCACCGAAGACCTCACCAG GTACTTTCTATGTCTGCAGCTGAGGAAGGACATTATGCATGGTGTTCTTCCATGTTCCTTTGTCACTCTGTCCCTGCTGGGCTCCTATACGGCCCAGTCAGAGCTCGGAGAGTACGACCCAGAGCTCCACGGGACAGATTATGTGAAGGATCTGAGTTTGGCCCCCGGACAGAGCAAAGAGCTGGAGGACAAGGTGATGGAGCTGCACCGCACATACAG gtcAATGAGTCCGGCCCAGGCAGACATGTCGTTTCTGGAAAATGCCAAGAAACTCGCCATGTATGGAGTTGACCTGCACCATGCTAAG GATCTCGATGGTGTCGACATCACGCTGGGGGTCTGCTCTAGTGGTTTGATGGTTTACAAGGACAAGCTGAGGATCAACCGTTTCCCCTGGCCCAAAGTGCTCAAGATCTCTTACAAACGCAGCAGCTTCTTTATTAAAATCAGGCCGTCGGAG CAAGAGCAGTATGAAAGCACAATTGGCTTTAAACTGCCCAACTACAAAGCCTCGAAGAAGCTGTGGAAAGTTTGCGTTGAACACCATACCTTCTTCAG GGTTCCAACAGTAGAGCCGCCCTCATCACGGCGCTTCCTCATCTTGGGCTCCAAGTTCCGGTACAGCGGGCGCACTCAGGCCCAAACCCGTCAGGCCAGCTCCATGATTGACCGCCCGGCCCCTCGCTTCACACGCTCTGCAAGCAAGAGGCTGTCCCGTAACCTAGATGGAG CTGGAgatgaaactctccagttcctgCAAGGACTTTCAGCATCAACCAGGTCTGAGGTTGATGATTGGTCGCTGATGCTGACGTCTGACAAACCCCAGCCCTCTCCTGAATTCACAG CCAGAGGGGAGTCTGAGCACATGTTCATTGAGTCCTGGGAAGAAGGGCAGTCCGTTCACACAGACGCAGTAACCTGGCAGGAAACTGAGACTGGGCAGACTGGCTCTCAAACCATCACCCAGACAGTCAGTGAACCGTGGCAGGAGCTGGCGTCTGATGAACAAAAGCAGAGGAGCAAAGAGGACGAGTGGTCTGCCATGCTCCATCGTCATCCTCCTTTTCCCTTTGTCCCACCTTTCGATTTTGTGAAACAGCCAG CTAAGCTCAGCTTGGCAAAAATTAGGGCTTTGGACCGACTATTGCGACCAGATCTCACACAACAAGATGATTGGTTCCTTTACTTTGACCCACTCTTCAGCCTGTCCTCGCTTGAGAGCGCTAACAAACCAT TGTCTCCCCTAGCTCAGTTCCAGCTCCAGGAGGAGGATGAGCAGGGCAGTCGTGTGGCAGAGCAGGAACTGACCAGTGAGGAGGTCATTGAGAGGTTGCAGGAAACCGTGATGCTGGTAGAGAAGCTGAAAGAGGCAAATGTTTTGGAAAGGAGGCTTAGAGAAGTTAGGGATTTAGAGGATAGACTCCAAGGAATGGATGAGATGGCAGAGCGGCTTCAGGATGTAATAGAACAGGAATTGGGTAAGGAAGAGGTAGATAAGTTGAGGGAAGAAGATGGAGATTTGGAGCAGGAAAGACAAATACAAGCAGAACGTATAGTACAAACCGTCTTAAGGAAATCTGTGAGTAAAATAGAGACAAAAGAGGATGAAGTGGACGAATTGGAAGAGCAGATAAAGGAGGTGTTTTTAAAAGGCTTGTTgcctgaagaggaagaggttgAGGTGAAGCAGGAGACTGAAAAAGAGGTGACAGACGAGAGTGTACTTGATGACAGCTTGAGAGAGAAGCTACGCCAGATAGAAAAGGAATGGCGAGACGATGTGGAGGACAAGTTGAAATCTGGATCTTCAGATGTCACCTCATCTATAGTTGCATACCAGAAGGTGGAGCGTAGGACTAAGAAGAGAGTGACTATTGTAGAAGAGAGAGGGCGGACGCAGGAAGAAATGGAAGATGTGCAGGTACAGCGTGTTGTGATGTCAGAGGAGAGGATAGAAAAAGAGATGACATGGCGTAAGACAGAAACACTGGAGGAGATAACTGAGGGAGAAGTTACAGAGAGGCTTCAGACTGAGGATCGATCTCAGGGGCCAGATGAGGATATCTGGTTCATACTTTTTGACCGGCCTCCATACAAAGCTGTTTTCAAACCACCAG TTACTACTGTGGAACGGGCTGAGGTGGATGAAGGCGAGTATTTCACCTCAGAGACTGAGATTACAACAGTTGAGGAGAAAACGGAGATTATAgtagaagagagaaaaataagagaCGAGGAAGTGTGGCGTATACCAGAGATCTCACCACCACAGACCATCATGGGAAGAGATGATGACTGGTTTGTGTTGCTGGATGTTGTTCCCAAAGAAACGCCTTATGTGCCACCAG TTACCTTGAAGGGAAGAGACCAGATTGGTGCAGAAAGTTTTGTCTCCGTGGTTGGAACTGcagccgaggaggaggagattaGAGAAGTAGTATCTGAAGAGAGAAAGATAATAGAAGAGGCACCAAGACATCTACAAGAAATCCCACAAATGCCAGTGACCGAAAGGGATGATGACTGGTTTGGGTTGCTGGATGTTGTTCCCAGAGAAACATCTTATGTACCACCAG TTACCTCGAAGGCAGGAGACCAGATTGGTGCAGAAAGTTTTGTCTCTGTGGTTGGAACTGcagccgaggaggaggaggagattagAGAAGTTGTatctgaagagagagagataatagAAGAGGCGCCAAGATATCTACAAGAAATCCCACAAATGCCAGTGACCGACAGGGATGATGACTGGTTTGTGTTGCTGGATGTTGTTCCCAGAGAAACATCTTATGTACCACCAG TTACCTTGAAGGGAAGAGACCAGATTGGTGCAGAAAGTTTTGTCTCTGTGATTGAAACTGcagccgaggaggaggagattaGAGAAGTTGTATCTGAAGAGAGAAAGATAATAGAAGAGGCACCAAGACATCTACAAGAAATCCCACAAATGCCAGTGACCGACAGGGATGATGACTGGTTTGTGTTGCTGGATGTTGTTCCCAGAGAAACATCTTATGTACCACCAG TTGCTGTTGCAGAGCGTGTTGAAGTGTCCCCAGAAGAACGTGTCTCTCTGGTTAAAATAACAGCCGTTGaagtgagagaaaaaagagtGGAGATTATGGCTCCTGTGCTGAGTGAGAAGCAGGTAGAAGCACTGCCACAGGCtgtgagagagatagaggatGACTGGTTTGTGCTGCTGGATGTCCCCACTAGAGAACCATCATATGTGCCACCAG TTACCATGGCTGAGTATGTTCAGGTTTATCCTGAAGAAAGTGTCTCTACTGTGGTTGAAACGATACCAGTAGAGTCCAGGAAGGAGGTCGTAGTTGAAGAGATTGTGGTGCAgaaagaggacagaggacagcagaAAATATCGCAGCCAGTCAGAGAAAGAGATGATGACTGGTTTCTTCTGCTGGATGTTGTTCCCAGAGGAGCTGCCTATGTACCTCCAG TTTTTCTGGCAGCACCGAGTCAGATTTATCCAAGTGTTCAACCTCGACGAGTTGAAGTGATAAGCGTAGAGCTGAAGTTGCAGCAGGTTGATCTTGAACAGATTAGACTGCAGCCTTCCGGGCCGCTGCCAGAGAGGGATGATGACTGGTTTGTGCTGTTTGATGCTATTCGTGAAGAGACAGTCATACTACCATCAG CTTCTTTGACTTTGTTTGTGCCAGTTACTGCTGTTGAGATGATTCCGGATATGAGGAAGACGTTTGAGGCAGAGGTGACCACCACAGAGACTAGAACGTGGAAGAAGATGATAATTGGTGTGGAGagcagacaagatgagacaCGTCTGTCTGAAATTAGACCTAGTCAAATTGCAACGccgtcagagagagaaggaggagatgaTTGGTTTACCCTGTTCGACATCATCCGCGAAAAGCCTGTTGTCATACCACCAG TTGCTGTGGTTGAGCGTATCGCGGATGTGGTGGCAGCCACTGAACCAAAACCTAAATTCATCATGGAAGACGTGAGGCCCGCTGTGAAGCTGGTGGTTAAACCGTCACAGCCGAGACAGGTGGATGATGACTGGTTTGCGCTGCTAGATgttgcagcaaaaataaaaccAG CGGCTGTGGACGAACGTATTCGCACGCACCCTGAAGTAAGACCAGCTAAAGAGTTTGCAGCCGTAGAGCAGAAAGCACAGCGGAGAGTTACTATAGTGGAGGAGACGTGGCCGCAGGAGAAGGTGGTACAGCAGAAACCACGTCCAGCAGTGAGAGAGGTGGAAGATGATTGGTTTAGTCTTCTGGATGTGGTCACTAAGAAATCAG TCGCTGTCCCTGAACGCATCCAGTTCCCAGCAGAGATGAGGGTTCCAGCTGCTGAGGCCAAAGCGAGGATTGCTATTCCCGAGAGGAGACCACAGTTTGAGCAACGGGTCCTGGAGGAAAGACGTccagtcacacaaacacatgtcaATGATGATTGGTTTGTTCTACTAGATGTTGGCCTCAAGGAGTCAG TGGTGAGCACACAGAGGGGCACCCGTCCCGTCAGTGCTCCGGTCTTCTCCCAGGCGGCTCTGGCCGAGGCCGGGATCCCCATGGCCCTCCTCGATCAGCCCCAGACCTCTACTCCAATCAAGGCCAGCCGCCAGGACGAGAGAAAGCTGGAGGTCACTGTAGAAGCTGTGGAGCCCTCAAGAATCGAAGCTGGGGTCAAG CCAGCAGTGTGGAGGGACCAGAGAGAAGTAAACTCTTCACTGATATCCACCATCAATGGGGACGTTCAG CACGAGTCTGAGGTGACGAGCTCGGAGGTGGTGCGAATGCGAAAG AAAAGAGCTAAGAAAATTGAGGGTGACTCAATTTATATGAGACATAGCCTTTTAATGTTGGAG GAGTTCGATAAGCCTCAGGAGGACCTGCTCAGGCACCATGCCAACATCAGTGAGCTGAAGAGGAACTTCATGGAAACCGCCCCGGAGACCAGACCCAGCGAGTGGGACAAGCGCCTGTCCACGCACTCTCCGTTCCGCACCCTGGGCATCAATGGTCAGCCTCTGCCCAGTGCAGATGGG